The following proteins are co-located in the Neisseria sp. Marseille-Q6792 genome:
- the pilC gene encoding PilC family type IV pilus tip adhesin, giving the protein MKRRHITKNRRRLTAAKPLAAGVFAALTASQSAQAIPFRDLPAYLQNTSTVSGTGKVRPNVVFLVDDSNFMNNGAGRTVIQHTFSDGKILIKVRDKNNNNAEVMRTLNPKNLMLDGGCPQITLADGRITEDPRYIDPSNGWCTKPLPPVSLQSIDPVAYQEFKELQIGDGNGGLKLTERLVKVKDALKAVVGKYGANANWGLQTLHNNGGSDTDGVNAAPLDMQSRIDRIKAQYPMVPLTRRYYETVRDRLLPAVKYRCQKSYVVVLTSSKSDTSCHYTNYVFGSSGYSDFAGNLGSYPKNIPATHPQHWKDCLVNERKYQKRYPNMMTCPWEAYWDETAAKKQLKGAFPGNYCEAPIGPKLPKAPPATWQDARKEYEAKYGKCEKINQRPGPGYGQKYQDSDDCEARFRYNGDVQLHGMRVANYKLALGEYKKSKGFGANEESRRVHEELCPSGKPNKNGSQNSELHEFFDKEKDHLRSLFGNLKYTQTNGLTASEYGQMAAEILDTIGLAEFAPQFRSTYRSLNGPRYCETENGTLRCKVRITGRLPASISFNANGKNDEQTQFEGMRFPAVLKQSDSWRNNYYNYDWVSDYYYFNPGKPSVGKSEKEKFSNYFGEYFSEHGFDQNQANANGTTRPGMKHLPGAGQCTAGSVDTVLDGDNGMGMFSRALAEKDIKSASDGRDAAGVSWDSDASSDPAGVDFGKQTVQTYTVNFNADEGTVRKEYLRNGASRDNMYYPVMDYKNLTKILDEILGKIQSDTKNTTGGSFSATAPAATGNSIPDLAAAVFLNPTTWSSRLRFYRLDASGYPDKTRYAEPSFDNRKTLIKLGSNVYFTDKMDGVSGIGNHTFGIPAKSGNAAEWKELLLPWTDRSGNDKALETLSQTKVGGADKYSQKYRVRPDAERHLGDILDSQVVAVGNTDAGNHREFMVTAANDGMVHIFKRGSNAPYDLKLSYIPANMPREDGTGNDSNLAKTLKDFAHSGYGNHPAHTYGVNGGFVVRQADVAGQKRVFMFGAMGQGGRGAYALDIGAVNGSQNSWNVTVPLFDAVDKDMGYTVGTPQMGRTYNNMSGYSGFLAGGYRTDTVQSDANKTALYVYDMFGKKLIRRIDVPAGMGGLSSPTLVDTDFDGVVDVVYAGDRGGNMYRFNVVNPDPSKWNYSIVYRGNPSQPITAAPAVSRRESNKYVVIFGTGSDLTAADTVNQATQSVYGIFDDVSWDSKTGGPKTAPSARGNDLVKQNMSKDNGLIFLSNNEIDEKTKKGWKIDLAPGERVTLKPNMILRTAVVTIRNYTKKTVMTGASSTGDLCIPDTQNSNTSTETTILAVNAEDGGGLTPRKTRLIPPSINNGGNNGGNNGGNNGGNNGGNNGGNNGGNNGGNNGGNNGGNNGGNNTANCKNINGKIMCPNGYTFPGPLVPTYLDGKKIGDPPTSPDGDAGGSGNDDGPPDTVPNNKCFTSKGKRTLLMNNMSNLDVVGPLCGMKRISWREIFF; this is encoded by the coding sequence ATGAAGCGAAGACACATTACGAAAAACAGACGTCGCCTCACCGCCGCCAAGCCTCTGGCGGCCGGTGTATTTGCCGCATTGACGGCTTCTCAATCTGCGCAGGCAATCCCTTTCAGGGATTTGCCTGCCTATTTGCAAAATACTTCTACAGTTTCCGGTACGGGCAAGGTCAGACCCAACGTCGTCTTCCTTGTGGACGATTCTAACTTTATGAACAACGGTGCGGGCAGAACCGTTATCCAGCATACTTTTTCAGACGGCAAAATCCTGATTAAGGTTAGGGATAAAAATAACAACAATGCCGAGGTAATGAGGACGCTGAATCCGAAAAACCTGATGCTGGACGGCGGCTGTCCGCAGATTACCCTGGCAGACGGTAGGATTACGGAAGACCCTCGGTATATCGACCCTTCCAACGGCTGGTGTACCAAGCCCCTGCCGCCGGTTTCGCTGCAGAGCATCGATCCCGTTGCTTATCAGGAGTTTAAAGAGCTTCAAATCGGGGATGGAAACGGCGGTTTGAAATTGACCGAGCGTCTGGTCAAGGTTAAAGATGCGCTTAAGGCAGTTGTCGGAAAATACGGCGCAAATGCCAACTGGGGGCTGCAGACCCTGCACAATAACGGCGGTTCGGATACCGACGGGGTGAACGCCGCGCCTTTGGATATGCAAAGCCGTATCGACAGGATTAAGGCGCAATATCCGATGGTGCCGCTGACACGGCGTTATTATGAAACTGTGCGCGACCGATTGCTGCCGGCGGTCAAATACCGCTGTCAGAAATCGTATGTCGTGGTTTTGACATCGTCTAAGTCGGATACGAGTTGCCATTACACCAACTATGTGTTCGGTTCGAGCGGTTATAGCGATTTTGCGGGTAATTTGGGGTCTTATCCTAAAAATATTCCTGCCACCCATCCGCAGCATTGGAAGGACTGCCTGGTCAACGAGCGGAAATATCAAAAACGTTATCCGAATATGATGACTTGTCCTTGGGAGGCGTATTGGGATGAGACGGCAGCGAAGAAACAGCTGAAGGGTGCATTCCCCGGGAATTATTGCGAAGCCCCCATCGGTCCGAAGCTGCCTAAAGCTCCGCCTGCAACTTGGCAGGATGCAAGGAAAGAATATGAAGCCAAGTACGGCAAATGTGAAAAAATCAACCAGCGGCCGGGTCCCGGTTACGGGCAGAAGTATCAGGATTCGGACGATTGTGAGGCGAGATTCAGGTACAACGGCGATGTCCAACTGCACGGCATGAGGGTTGCAAATTATAAACTTGCACTGGGCGAATATAAAAAATCCAAAGGGTTTGGTGCAAACGAAGAAAGCCGGAGGGTTCACGAGGAACTGTGTCCGAGCGGCAAGCCTAATAAGAACGGCAGCCAGAACAGTGAGCTGCATGAATTTTTCGATAAGGAAAAAGACCATCTGAGGTCTTTGTTCGGCAATCTGAAATATACTCAGACAAACGGATTGACCGCCAGCGAGTACGGCCAAATGGCTGCTGAGATATTGGATACTATCGGTTTGGCGGAATTTGCCCCTCAGTTTCGTTCGACTTACCGAAGCTTGAACGGCCCGCGTTATTGTGAAACCGAAAACGGTACGTTGAGGTGTAAGGTACGCATTACCGGCAGACTTCCTGCTTCGATTTCGTTCAATGCAAACGGGAAAAACGACGAGCAAACCCAATTTGAGGGAATGAGGTTTCCTGCTGTATTGAAACAGTCTGATTCGTGGCGGAATAATTATTACAATTATGACTGGGTATCGGATTATTATTATTTCAATCCGGGAAAACCCAGTGTGGGCAAATCGGAGAAGGAAAAATTTTCTAATTATTTCGGAGAGTATTTCAGCGAGCATGGCTTTGATCAAAACCAGGCTAATGCAAACGGAACAACAAGACCCGGTATGAAGCATCTACCCGGTGCGGGGCAGTGTACTGCGGGTTCGGTCGATACCGTCCTTGATGGCGATAACGGTATGGGTATGTTCAGCCGTGCCTTGGCGGAAAAAGACATCAAATCCGCTTCAGACGGCAGGGATGCGGCAGGTGTAAGCTGGGATAGCGATGCTTCTTCCGATCCTGCCGGTGTGGATTTCGGCAAGCAGACCGTCCAAACCTATACGGTCAACTTCAATGCGGACGAAGGTACGGTACGCAAGGAATATCTGCGCAACGGCGCGAGCCGCGACAATATGTATTATCCGGTTATGGACTATAAAAACCTGACCAAGATATTGGATGAGATTCTCGGCAAAATTCAGTCGGATACGAAAAATACGACGGGCGGGTCTTTTTCTGCGACAGCCCCTGCCGCAACCGGCAACAGTATCCCCGATTTGGCGGCCGCCGTATTCCTGAATCCGACAACGTGGAGCAGCCGTTTACGCTTCTACCGTTTGGATGCTTCGGGCTATCCTGATAAGACGCGTTATGCCGAACCTTCGTTTGACAACCGTAAAACGCTGATCAAACTGGGAAGCAATGTGTATTTTACGGATAAGATGGACGGTGTTTCCGGTATCGGCAACCATACTTTCGGCATCCCTGCAAAATCGGGTAATGCCGCCGAATGGAAAGAGCTGCTGCTGCCGTGGACAGACAGAAGCGGCAACGACAAGGCTTTGGAAACCTTGTCTCAAACCAAGGTTGGCGGTGCAGACAAATACAGCCAAAAATACCGCGTGCGTCCGGATGCGGAACGTCATTTGGGCGATATACTCGACAGTCAGGTCGTTGCCGTCGGGAATACGGATGCCGGTAACCACCGTGAGTTTATGGTAACGGCGGCAAACGACGGTATGGTGCATATTTTCAAACGAGGCAGCAACGCGCCTTATGACTTGAAGCTGAGCTATATTCCGGCAAATATGCCGCGCGAGGATGGGACGGGTAATGACTCAAATTTGGCCAAAACCCTGAAAGATTTTGCACACAGCGGCTACGGCAACCATCCGGCGCATACTTACGGCGTAAACGGCGGCTTTGTCGTGCGTCAGGCGGATGTGGCCGGACAAAAACGTGTGTTTATGTTTGGTGCGATGGGTCAGGGCGGACGCGGTGCGTATGCTTTGGATATCGGCGCGGTCAACGGCAGCCAAAATTCTTGGAATGTTACTGTCCCTTTGTTTGATGCTGTCGACAAAGATATGGGTTATACCGTCGGTACGCCGCAAATGGGGCGGACATACAACAATATGTCAGGTTATTCGGGTTTTCTTGCAGGAGGCTACCGTACCGATACCGTACAAAGCGATGCCAATAAAACGGCTTTGTATGTTTACGATATGTTCGGTAAAAAGCTGATCCGCAGAATCGATGTTCCGGCCGGTATGGGCGGTTTGTCCTCGCCAACCCTGGTGGATACTGATTTCGACGGAGTTGTCGATGTGGTTTATGCAGGCGACAGGGGCGGTAATATGTACCGTTTCAATGTTGTCAACCCTGATCCGTCAAAATGGAATTACAGTATTGTTTATCGCGGCAATCCGAGTCAGCCGATTACGGCGGCTCCTGCTGTTTCGCGCCGCGAATCCAACAAATATGTCGTTATTTTTGGTACGGGCAGCGATTTGACTGCCGCAGATACCGTGAACCAGGCTACTCAATCGGTATATGGTATTTTTGACGATGTGTCGTGGGACTCAAAAACCGGCGGGCCTAAAACGGCTCCGAGCGCGCGCGGCAATGATTTGGTCAAGCAGAATATGAGCAAAGACAACGGTTTGATTTTCCTGTCGAATAATGAAATCGACGAGAAAACCAAAAAAGGTTGGAAAATCGATTTGGCACCCGGCGAACGTGTTACCCTCAAGCCGAACATGATTTTGCGTACGGCAGTCGTTACCATCCGCAACTACACCAAAAAAACCGTGATGACGGGGGCAAGCTCCACAGGCGACCTCTGTATTCCGGATACGCAAAACAGCAATACTTCAACCGAAACGACGATTCTTGCCGTTAATGCCGAGGATGGCGGCGGTTTGACTCCTAGAAAAACCCGCCTGATTCCGCCTTCAATCAACAACGGAGGAAATAACGGGGGAAACAACGGGGGAAACAACGGAGGAAATAACGGAGGAAATAACGGAGGAAATAACGGAGGAAATAACGGAGGAAATAACGGAGGAAATAACGGAGGAAATAACGGAGGAAACAATACTGCCAATTGTAAGAACATCAATGGCAAAATCATGTGTCCGAACGGTTATACCTTCCCGGGCCCGCTTGTTCCGACTTATCTTGACGGGAAAAAAATCGGCGATCCCCCGACTTCTCCCGACGGTGATGCTGGCGGCAGCGGCAATGACGACGGTCCGCCAGATACTGTGCCGAACAACAAATGTTTTACCTCTAAAGGAAAGCGCACGTTGCTGATGAACAATATGAGCAACCTTGACGTGGTCGGCCCGCTTTGCGGAATGAAACGTATCAGTTGGCGCGAGATATTCTTCTGA